One Gemmatimonadota bacterium genomic window, TTCGACCACTGGCTGATCGATCAGACCGCGGCCGACATTGTTCGGACAGCGCAGAAAACGGGCGCGACGGTGCGGGGGCCTATCCCGTTGCCGACGCGGCGTGAGCGCTGGACCGTGCTTCGCTCGCCGCACATCGACAAGAAGAGTCGTGAGCAGTTCGAGCTGCGTACGCACAAGCGACTCATCGACATCGTCGATAGCCGCCCACAGACGATCGACGCGTTGACCAAGCTGGATTTGCCGGTAGGGGTCGACGTGGAGATCAAGGTCGACTGACGGAGGACTCCGAATGCCCGGATTGATCGGAAAAAAGATCGGCATGACGCGGATCTTCGATGACGAAGGGGTGCAGATACCCGTCACCGTCATTGAAGCCGGTCCGTGCGCCGTCGTTCAGGTGAAGTCCGAGGAGTCGGATGGCTACCGTGCCATCCAGCTCGGCTTCGGCGCCCAGAAGGCCAAGCGCGCTTCAAAGGCCGAAGTGGGACACGCAGCCAAGGCGGGCCTCGAGGCCGCGCCACGGCTCATGCGTGAGTTCGCCCCGGACGACGGTGAGGAATACGAGGTGGGCCAGCAGCTCACCGTTGAGGTTTTTGAGGCCGGTGACCGCGTCAAGGTCACAGGCCGGTCGAAGGGTCGCGGATTCCAGGGCGTGGTGAAGCGCCATGGTTTCGCGGGGCGTCCGGCTTCGCACGGACACTCCCATTCCCGTACCCCAGGGTCCATGGGCCCGGGTACGGACCCGTCCCGCGTCATCAAGGGCAAGAAGTTGCCCGGGCGTATGGGTGGGACCCGCACGACCATCCGGAATCTTCAGGTCGTCCGCGTTGATGGTGAGCGGAACCTGATTTTCGTGAAGGGCGGCGTTCCGGGCGCCCGTAATGGCTACGTTCTGATCTCGAAGTGACCATGTACAAGGCGCGATATTACAAGGCTGACGGCAAGAAGGGGAAGGCACGGGCGTTGCCCGACAACCTCTTCGACGGCGTCGTGAATGAGGGCGTCATGCACCAGGCGGTGAGGACGTACCTCGCGAACCAGCGACAAGGGACGGCATCCGCCAAGGGGCGTTCCGACGTCGCCGGTGGCGGCCGTAAACCCTGGCGTCAGAAAGGCACGGGTCGCGCCCGAGCGGGAACCATCCGGTCGCCCATCTGGGTGGGCGGTGGCGTTGCGTTTCCACCGATCCCCCACTCGTGGCGTCAGCGTCTGCCCAAGAAGGTGAAGGCGCTCGCTCGGCGCTCGGCGCTCAATGACCGCGCCGAGCGCGACAGGGTCGTTCTCGCGGATTTGCCCGTCATGGAGGCCCCCAAGACTCGTGATCTCGTGAGCTTCTTGAGCTCGATCGCACCGGAGGGGAAGGTTCTCGTGCTGACCGATGGCAAGAACGAGAACCTGTACCTGTCAGCTCGTAACCTCTCGAACGTGTCGGTAGTGCCCTTCGGCGGCGAGTCCGTATACGACGTGCTCTGGGCGTACACGGTTGTCATCGAACGCTCGGCGCTAGACGACAAGGCTGAGGCTCCGGCTGAGGTCGAGGAGGTCGAGGTTGAGCCCGCCACGGAAGCGGAAGCAGAGCTGGAAGAAGAGCCAGAAGCAGAGGCCGAAGTGGGGACGGAGGAAGACGACGATGCGTGACGCTTACGACATCATCTACGCGCCGGTGATCACCGAAAAGACCAGTGAGCAGATGGAGACCGACACCGTCTACACGTTCATCGTGAGCAAGCACGCCAACAAGATCGAGATCGGGCAAGCCGTCGAGCAGATCTGGGACGTGACCGTGAAGGACGTCCGCACGATGCGCTATGCCGGCAAGGCGCGCCGGTCCCATATGGGGCGCATGGCCCGGAGCCAGACCCCGGGTCGTCGCGCGTCCTTCAAGAAAGCCGTGGTCCAGCTCTCTGAGGGCGACCACATTGAGCTCTACGAGGCCGGCTGATCATGGGAATCAAGAAATTCAAGCCGGTTACGCCCGGCCAGCGAACCCGGTCGGTTCTCGACAATGAGGTGCTGACCCGCAAGGGGCCGGAGAAGTCGCTCACCGAATCGCTGAGCTCCAGCGGTGGCCGCAACCATCACGGGCACGTGACGGTTCGACGCCGGGGTGGCGGCCACAAGCGAAAGTACCGGATCGTCGACTTCAAGCGGAACAAACTCGATGTGCCGGGCTTGGTGAAGCACATCGAGTACGACCCGAACCGCTCGGCCAACATCGCGCTGATCTTCTACGAGGACGGCGAGAAGCGGTACATCCTGCATCCGAAGGGACTCAACGTCGGCGACACGATCATGTCGGGTCCCAACGCGGACGTCCGCATCGGTTCGGCGATGCC contains:
- the rplC gene encoding 50S ribosomal protein L3, with translation MPGLIGKKIGMTRIFDDEGVQIPVTVIEAGPCAVVQVKSEESDGYRAIQLGFGAQKAKRASKAEVGHAAKAGLEAAPRLMREFAPDDGEEYEVGQQLTVEVFEAGDRVKVTGRSKGRGFQGVVKRHGFAGRPASHGHSHSRTPGSMGPGTDPSRVIKGKKLPGRMGGTRTTIRNLQVVRVDGERNLIFVKGGVPGARNGYVLISK
- the rpsJ gene encoding 30S ribosomal protein S10 codes for the protein MAQRIRIRLKAFDHWLIDQTAADIVRTAQKTGATVRGPIPLPTRRERWTVLRSPHIDKKSREQFELRTHKRLIDIVDSRPQTIDALTKLDLPVGVDVEIKVD
- the rplD gene encoding 50S ribosomal protein L4, with protein sequence MYKARYYKADGKKGKARALPDNLFDGVVNEGVMHQAVRTYLANQRQGTASAKGRSDVAGGGRKPWRQKGTGRARAGTIRSPIWVGGGVAFPPIPHSWRQRLPKKVKALARRSALNDRAERDRVVLADLPVMEAPKTRDLVSFLSSIAPEGKVLVLTDGKNENLYLSARNLSNVSVVPFGGESVYDVLWAYTVVIERSALDDKAEAPAEVEEVEVEPATEAEAELEEEPEAEAEVGTEEDDDA
- the rplW gene encoding 50S ribosomal protein L23, whose protein sequence is MRDAYDIIYAPVITEKTSEQMETDTVYTFIVSKHANKIEIGQAVEQIWDVTVKDVRTMRYAGKARRSHMGRMARSQTPGRRASFKKAVVQLSEGDHIELYEAG